The Microbacterium sp. SORGH_AS_0428 genome contains the following window.
GCGCTCGATCTGCTTCTCGCGCTCAACACGGGTGTGCCGGGTGCGGCGACCATCCACGCGAACTCGGCGCGCGACGCGCTCGTCAAGCTCGCCTCCTTGCCACTGCTGGCGGGACGCAACATCGATCGGGACTTCGTCGTGCCAGCCATCGCGTCCAGCATCGACCTCATCGTGCACTGCGCCCAGGATGTTCGGGGTGCGCGGCACGTCGTGGAGGTGATGCAGACGACCGGCGAGGTCATCGATGGTGTGGTCGAAGTCGTCCCCGTCTACGAGGTGGCCCGATGACGATCTTGCTCGGGGCACTTCTCGGCGCCGGAATCCTGCTCATGCTCGCACCGCGGTTGTGGCCCGTACGCGCCGCGGCCGATCGCCCGGTGTCGCGGCGATCTCGAAGTGCGGTGCTTCTGGCGCAAGCGGGCTTCGCGCACCTGCCCGTCAGCGTGCTGATTCTCGCCTCCGCCGCCGGCGCGGTTCTCGCCGCCGCCCTCGCCTGGCTGCTGACACAGGTGCCGGCGTTCGCTCTGCTCGCCGCGCTCGCGGGGGCGGCGGCGCCCGTGTTGTGGCTCCGCGGCCGTGCGCGCCGGCTCCTCAAGGTCCGGCGGGGACTCTGGCCCGACATCTGCGACCTGCTCATCGCATCGGTGCGGGCCGGTTTCGCGCTGCCGGATGCTCTCGCCTCGTTGCAGAGTTCGGCGCCGACGCCCCTGCGCCCCGCCTTCGCGGGTTTCGCGCGCGACCTCGCCGCATCCGGTCACTTCGAGACCAGCCTCGATCGCTTGAAGGTGGCGCTGTCCGATCCGGTGGCGGACCGCATCCTGGAGACCTTGCGGATGGCGCGCCAGGTGGGTGGAACCGAGCTGGTGCCCGTCCTGCGGTCATTGTCGAGCGCGGTACGGGCGGATGCGGCGGTGCGCGCCGAAGTGGACGCGCGGCAGTCGTGGGTGCGGGGCGCGGCGGTACTGGGGCTGGTCGCACCGTGGGTGATCCTCGTGCTGCTCGCGCTCCGCCCGGAAGGATCCGCCGCGTACTCGAGCCCCGAGGGCGTCGTGCTGATCGTCGTCGGCGCGCTTGTCTCTGTCACCGCGTTCCGGATGATGCTGGCGGTCGGGCGACTGCCTGAGCCGCGGAGGTGGTTCGGATGACCCCTGCCGGCCTCACGCAGCTCGCGCTCGCGGTGCTTCTCGGCGGAGCGCTGGGTGCCGGAATCTCCCTGATCCTCTGGGCGACGCCGCGGTGGCGCGCGGTCTCGCTCGGGCGCCGCATCGCACCGTACCTGCGCGACGTCGCCGATCCGCGCGGATTGACGCCGCTCCACGCGCCCGTGCGCGACGCAGGGGAGAAGCTGGTGCGCCGGCTGGGAGCTCGCGTGGGTGGCGCGGCCGATCTCGAGGTACGGCTCCGCCGCGCGGGTTGGGGGATGGATGCGGCTGCCTTCCGCGCGCGCCAGCTCACTTGGGCGATCGTCGGGCTCGTCGTCGGCGCAGTCCTCGTCGTGGTGCTCGTCGTCGCGGGTTCCTTCGCCCCCGCGGTCGGGGTCCTCCCGCTGCTGGGAGCCGCCGCCGGAGCGATCGGCTACGACCTGCGTCTCGGCGCGGCCGTCCGGGCGCGTGCGGCGCGGGCAGCGGAGGAGCTGCCCACCATCCTGGAGTTCCTCGCCCTGTGTCTGGCCGCCGGAGAGAGCGCGTTCGACGCGATCCGACGCGTCTCAGCGGTCGGCTCCGGCGAGATCGTGACGGAGTTGCGCCGCGCGGTGCTGGATGTCGGCACGGGGTCCTCGCTGAGCGACGCACTCGCCTCCGTCGGGCGCGCGATCGACACACCTGCCGTCGCCCGCAGCATCGACCAGATCGTCGCGGCCATCGACCGCGGGGCGCCGCTCGCGCAGGTTCTGCAGGCTCAGGCGGCCGACGCGCGCGAGGACGCCAAGCGCGTGCTCATCGAGAAGGCCGGCCGCAAAGAGATCTACATGCTGTTGCCGCTCGTGTTCCTCATCCTGCCGCTCAGCGTGCTCATCGCTGTGTTCCCCGGCATCGTCCTGCTGAGGCTGGGGTTGTCATGACCCCGTCCGGCCCCTCGTGCTCATGAAGGAGGGCACCATGTTCGACCGATCACCCATACGTCGCCTGAGGACCGCGTGGGGAAACCTCCTCGCCGACGAACGCGGTGACGTGCCCGGCTGGGTTCTGATCACGTTGATGACCGCGGGCTTGGTCGTCGTGATCTGGGCGCTGGCCGGTCCGGCGCTCGCGGATCTGTTCACCCAGGCGATCGACCGCGTCAGCGGGTTCTGAGCGATGGCCGACCGGCATCCGCTGCTCGACGACGAAGGCTCCGCCCCCGTCGAGTTCGTGCTGGTCGGCGCCGTTCTGACCTTCCTCACCCTCGCCGTGTTGCAGCTGGGCTTCGCCGTCTACATCCGCAATGTCGTGCACGATGCCGCGGTCGAGGGGGCGTATCACGCCGCACTCGCCGATACGAGCCTCGCGGATGGGGTCGCGCGCACCGAAGACGTCGTCTCTCGGGTCGTGGGGGATGCCTATCCCGTCGACGTCCAGGCGGCGCAAACCGAGCGCTTCGGCTACCCCGCGACGGAGATCACGGTGCGGGCCACGTTGCCGGTCGCGGGTCTGTGGGGCGTGCCCGAGGCATTGGAGGTGACCGCTCATGCCCCGAGCGAGACTCTCGATTGAACCTGTGTCGGCGGTCGCTGACGACGAGGGGAACGCTTCGCTCGAGTTCATCGTGGCCGGCCTCATCCTGCTCGCACCGCTCGTCTACCTGATGGTCGCGCTCGGAGCGATCCAGTCGCAGGCGCTGGGTGTGGAGGCGGCGGCCCGTCACGTCGCTCGCGCGGTTTCCACCGCGGCGAACGCGGAGGATGCGGCCGCCCGCGCCGACCTGGTTCTGGCGGCGGTCGCGGAGGAGTACGGCATCGATCCGGATGCGGTCGTGTTGCGCTGGGAATGCGCGCCCGCCGGCGTCGAATGCCCGTCCGCGGGCGCGACCCTGCTCCTGAACGTCAGCACGGATGTCGCCCTTCCCCTGGTCCCGCCGGTGCTCGGCCTCGACCAGGTCGCATCCGTTCCGGTCGAGGCGAGCGCTGCGCAGAAAGTGTCGCGGCTCTGGGGGACGAGCCAGTGACGCGCCTGAGAAGCGACGACGAGGGCAGCATCCTGCCCCTCGTGATCGGTTACGCCGTGCTCGCGCTCGCCGCGATCTTTGTGTGCGTCTCGGCGACGAGCCTGTACCTCGCGCAGAAACGGCTGGACGGTGTGGCGGATGCGGCAGCCCTCGCCGGTGCGGACGGCTTCACGCTGTCGGTCGTCGAGGGTGCTCCGCGCGCCGAGCTGAGTGTGGACGGCGTGCGGGAGCAGGCGGAGGCGCTGGTGGCGTTCTCGGGTGACGCGACGCTCGTGTCGGCGACGACGCCCGACGGCGTCTCGGCGCAGGTGACGGTCGCGGGAGTGTGGCACCCGCCGCTCGTGTCGATGTTCGTTCCGGAGGGCGTCGCGCTCGAGGCGACCGCCACCAGTAGGACGGCGCTGCGGTAGGGCTCGCGTCAGCCTTCTCCGCCCCAGTGCTGCGGGGTCAACGAGCTCTTCTCGCTCAGTGACAGGAGCACGGTGTTGGCGGTGGTGAGGGCGCTGATCCTGGATGCGCTCCGGCGTTGGATGATCTTGCTCGTCGCGGCTGCCGCCGGGCCCGCGGCCAGTGCGGCCGGAGCGAAGACGACTGCTGCCCCGCGCAGCACTGCCCGCGCCACCCCCGCTCCCGACCAGGTCAGGATGCGGGACTTCCACCTTTGCTTCGTCAGCGCGCTCTGCAGTTCTTTCGCCGAATCCGCCAGTGTCGTCGACGCCGCGTCTCTGAAGGCGGCGAGAAAGCTCAGGTAGTCCATCTCGACGGACTCGATCGCGCGAACGTCCGACGACAGCGTTGTCAGCGCATCACGGACCGTCGTCCAGATCTCGTCGTGCTGTCGAAGCTCGACGAGGTCCGGGAAAGAAACGCGGGCGAGCTCCGGCATCGGCAAGACGAAGCCCTGCGTCAGTTCCGCGGGCGCGGCATCCGCTGCGCGCACGGAGGCCGCGCCCAGGAGGGCGGCCGTCGCGAGCTCGAAGTGCCGCGCGGTCGTGCGCGCGGTCGTGATCGGTTGCGCGTCGAGCGCGCCGCAGAAGCGATAGAAGTGAATGGCGTCGCCCAGTTCACGCATGGAGAGTGAGCCGTAACGCGAGAGCACTTCCGTCGCGAGCTGAGGAGTCACGCCGAGATCGAGATCCCGCTCGACGGATGTGAGGAGTTCCCCGTCGGTGTACGAATCCTGCAACTGGAAATCGGACGCGCCGAGTTCGTTCTGAAGGATCGCCCGTGTCGCGGGATCAGCGGCCATGAAACCGAACGAGCCGTCTCGAATGTCGCGCGACACGATCTGGTTCTCGAGATAATGACTGTCCGCTGTCGGGACGGGTTCCAGCAGACCGAGACGTATCGCCGCAGCCAACGGACGAATGTGCGAGATCGCCGCCTCGAGCTCGGATCGCCCGCGTGCCGCCGAGGCGGAAGGGTTTCTGAAACCCATCGCCTTCTCGAAAGCGAGACGAGCCCCCCAGTCGAGCAACAGGTCGGGAACGTAGGAGCGATCGCACAGCAGGACCTGTTGCTTCACCTCGGCGATGGTCGCGGTAGACGCCCTGCGCCCGCCGTTCAGGATGACGGTATCGGCGGCGAACGGTCGGCTGCCTGCCGTCGAATCACCGCGGCGGTTCTCGAGCGCGCGGGCGGCTTCCTCGAGCGACTCGGCCAGCACCGTCAGCTGCGACAGCGGGATGTGGGCGGGAAGCTCGAAGGACGGCGACTCCAGATGAATGCCGCCGAAGAAGTCCTCGACGATCTGGATCGAGTTCGTGGGTCGCATCTCAGCCCGCGTCGGGGGAGGTGAGCGCGGCGATCGTGCCGGGCTCGAGCCATGACGGGCGTTGGTCGTCCGGGATCATCGGCGCCACGAACCTCACACGATCCGGTGCCCACCCCGGTGTCACGACGCTGCCGATCAGCGCGTAGCCCTGTGGATCGATGAGCCGGAGCGCCTTCGTGGTGCCGGCGGGGCACACCACCATCGGCTGTTCGCCCGCATCCACATCCGTGCCGAGCACCTGCCGCTCGATGAATCCCGCGTCCGTCGCCAGGAGATACTCGACCGGTCCGCCTTCGATCAGCACATGGATGTCGTCGGATGCGAGCCGGTGCCAGTAGTTGACCGGGCGCTCGGCGTCGAGCAGGTAGTAGATCGAGTTGTGCGCGGCCAGCGTGTCCTCACCCTCGGTGACCGGCAGGTCGGAGCGGGAGCGCGGTGCCCACCATCCGGACTCCACGGGCAGCGGCTCGAGCTGTAGCGCGCGTCGCCAGTACTCGGCGCGGGAAGGGGCGTCGGGCGTCATCCCTCGAGGATGGCAGATGCCCGCGCGGCACGGGTCGCCGCTGTCAGCGACACGACGATCGTCGCGACGAACACGACCACCACGATGACGGCGAACACGACGGCTGTCACACCGCTGAGCAGGAGCGCGCCCGCGCTCGCCGCAGCGCTCGCCGCGAGACCCACCCAAGCCCAGCGCGCCGCGGCGCGGTGCCCCGCAGTCCAGGCGGCGGACGAGCGCAGCGTGGATCGGGTGCGGATGCCGGCGAGGCGGTTCTTGCCCAATATGCCACGGGCGGCGAGCTGGGTGAGCACGGCCGAGACGAGGAGGAGGGCGGGGAACACGATCACGCCGGTCATGCCCTCAGCCTAGCGAATTGTTCTACTAACATTGCGAACATGTTGTTCCGCGTCGATCACGCCTCCTCGGTGTCGCTCTCCGACCAGATCGCCCTGCAAGTGCGGGCCGGCATCGTCTCGGGCGAGCTGACACCGGGGGAGCGCCTGCCCGCGGCACGTGACCTGGCGACCGCCCTGCACGTGAACATGCACACGGTGCTCCGTGCGTACGGGCGCCTCCGCGAGGAGGGGATCATCGAGATGCGTCAGGGCCGCGGTGCGTGGGTGCGCCCGGAGGCGAACCAGGCACTCGTGCGGATCACCGAGCTCGCCGGGCAGCTCGCCGCAGAGGCGCGCAAGATCGGTCTGAGCCCGCAGGAGATCCTCCGGCTCATGGAGTCGTCATGACGGCGCGGCTTCGCTGGACGGTCGCGCTCACCGCGATGTGGATCCCCGCGGTGGCGATCGCCGCCACGGGTCTCCTGTGGCGCGACGTGCTGCCCGAGCGCGTCGCCTCGCACTGGTCCGACCTGGGTGCGGCCGACGGCGACGCGCCCACTGTCGTCGTGCTCGTCGTCGCACTCATCGTTGCGGCCGGCGCCGCGATCGCCGCCACCGTGATCGTGACCATCGGACGGCGGACCGCGCGCACCACGCACATGAGCATGTTCTGGCTCGGCGTGCCCGCCGCGCTCGCGGCCGCGTGCTGGCTCGTGCCCGCCTGGCTGACCCTGCGCGCGGGATCGGCCGAGGGTGCCGCGCTCGGCATCTGGATCGTCCCGCTGCTGCTCTGCATCCTGTACGGCGTCGTTCCCTATGCGCTGGCGCCGCGACCAGGGGCGACCGAGGCGCCGGCCGCGCAGACGATGCCTCTCGCACCGAGCGAGGTCGGCGCGTGGAGCCGCACCCTCACGGCGAACATCTTCGTCTACGCCACGATCGTGGTCGCGGCCATCACCGTCGTCGTCATGGTCCCGCTGGTGTCCTCAGGGTCGCTCGGCTCGGCCTGGTTCGCACCGGTCATCCTGCTCGGCGCCACCGTGATGCTCGCCTCCTTCATCCGCATCCGCGTGAGCGCGGATTGGCGCGGGCTGCGCGTCGTGTCGCTTCTGCTGCGCATTCCGCTGAAGCGCATCCCGCTGGACCGCATCCGCCGCGCTGAAGCCGCACACCTGACGCCCGGCGAGTGGGGAGGGTGGGGCTATCGCATCATGGCGGGTCGCTCCGCGCTGGTGCTGCGCAGCGGTCCGGGGCTCGTCGTCACGAGCACGGACGGCACGCAGTTCGCGATCAGTCTCGCGGATGCCGAGAGCCCCGCACGACTGCTCAACACGCTGCGCGGGCAGGAGGCCGGAGTGGATTCATCGGCGTAGTCCGGTCGCCGCACCGTTCATGGCTTGACCCCGCCGCAACGTCATAGTCGTGACTGGGTGCATGACCGTCATACCCGTGGCCTACCTGGCCTCCACTTTCCTCTCCCTGCTCGGAAACTCGATCGCCGCCGTCGCTCTGCCGCTCATCGTGCTGCAGGTCACCGGCAGCGTCCTCGGTGCGGGTGCCGTCGCCGCAGCCACCGCGGTTCCCGCCATCCTCGCCGGACTGTTCGCGGGCGTGATCATCGACCGCGTCAACCGGCGCACCGCCTCGATCGCCTCCGACGTCATCTCCGCGCTCGCCGTCGCAGCCCTCCCCGTGGTGGACCTCGTCTGGGGGCTGAACCTCGGATGGTTCGTGATCCTCGGGATCGTCGGTGCCCTCGGCGACGTGCCCGGCATGACGGCACGCGAGACGCTCCTGCCCGCGATCGTGCGCCACGGCCGGTGGAGCGCCGAACGTCTCATCGGGGTGCGGGAAGCGCTCGGAGCGATCGCGATCCTCCTCGGCCCCGCCCTCGCCGGCGTGCTGCTGGTGATGCTCGACGGTGCCGGCGTGCTGTGGGTGACGGCGGCCACTTCCTTCGCCGCCGCGCTCATCACCCTGTTGTTGCCGCGGCGAATCGGTGCGCTCGCCGACAGCGCGGTGTCGCACACGAACGGGTGGTCGCAGCTGCGGGAAGGATGGCGCGTGCTCGCGGGCAGTCGGTTCCTCGTCGTGACGACCTCGCTCAGCCTGCTCTCGGTGCTCGTGCTCGCCTCGATGCAGGCCCTGATTCTCCCGGTTTACTTCACCCTCGAGGGAGAACCCGGTCTCCTCGGCCTCGTGCTCTCCGCGCTCGCTGCCGGGATGCTGGTCGGCGGGGCCCTCTACGCCGTCGCGGGCACGCGCGGGTCGCGCCGGGGGTGGTTCCTCACCGGACTCCTCGGGAGCACGGCGGGGTTCGCGCTGATCGGCGCCCTGCCGTCGGTGTGGGTCGTGCTCGCGGGCGCCGCGGTCGTGGGCCTCGCCGCGGGCGTGTTCAACAGCCTCATCGGCGTGCTCATGATCGAGCGCATCCCGGAGGCGCTGCGCGGCCGCATCCTCGGCACGCAGAATGCGGTGCTGACAGCGGCGCCGCCCGTGGGGATCGTGCTCGCCGCCGTGCTCACCGAGTACGCGGGCGTCGACACGGCTGCCGTGCTGCTTGCGAGCGTGTGGCTGATCGCGCTCGTCGTCGGGATCGCCGCGAGGTCACTGCGTAGCCTGGAACCCGTGACCGACACGGATGCGGGGTGAGCCGCCATGCGCAGCGGTGAACTCGCGCGCCTCGCCGGCGTCACGGTGCGCGCCCTGCGGCATTACCACCAGGAAGGCGTCCTTCCCGAGCCCGAGCGCGGGAGCAACGGCTACCGCGAGTATCGCGTGAGCGATCTGGTGCGGGTGCTGCGCATCCGTCGTCTGTCGGCGGTCGGCGTCCCGCTCGACGAGATGACCGCGCTGCTCGACGGGGAGACGGCGGATGCGGGTGCCCTCCTCGACTCTCTCGACGCGGAGCTCGCGGCGCAGATCGATCGGCTGGCGGCACAGCGTTCGCTGATCGCGCGGCTGCGCGCGACCGACGCGGCGCCCGACGTTCCCCCCGAGCTCGCCCCTCATCTCGCGGTGCTCGCCGCGGCCGGTGGCCCCGCCGACCTGGCGAACATGGATCGCGATCAGTCCGTGCTCCTCGCCCACCTGGCGGGAGAGGAAGGGATGCCGCGACTCACGCGCCTCTATGAGATCCTCAGCACCCCCGCCCTCAGCCCGCTCATCGCCGAGATCTCGGCACGCTTCGCCGAGATCGACACCGACACCGCATCCGCCGAGATCGACGGGTTCATCGAGACCGTGGTGACAGCTTTCGGTCCGATCGTCGCCGAGGTGACGGATGCCGGCGGCGCCGTCGATCTGGGGCCGGGGGCCGGATTGATCGACGACCTCGTCCGCATCCAGTTCACGCCCGCGCAGCGTCGCGTGCTGCGCGAGATCGAACGCCGCCTGTCCTGACCCTGCCGGCGGCGCCTCGTCCACGCCCGCGGCCGCTCATTCAACCCACCGTCCTGGCCGCGAGACTGCATTTCGAGCACGAGATCACTGTGTTTACCCGTGATCTCGTGACGAAAATGCAGTCTCGCGGGGAAGGGGGATGTGAGGCGCGGGGAAGGGGGAGGTGAGGTGCGGGGAAGGGGGGTGAGGCGCGGGGAGGGGAAGGGGGGAGCCTCGGGGCGCTACACCAACCGCCGGAGGAGGAGAACGCCGTCGTCGATCGTGGACGCGGTGCCGTCGGGGGTTGTGACGGGGCGCGGGCGGGTCTCAGCGACGACGGTCTCCCACGCCGACGCATCCAGGGCCAGCGCGGCGAGCTCTTCGTGCAGGTCGGGGAAGTCGGCGTGCTGCGCATCGGCGTGCGACCACGGCGGGACGGACGCGTGCGACACCACGAGCAGGTGACCGCCCGACGCGACGCGGGATGCGGCGGCGCGCAGGATGTCGATGCGGTCCAGCGTTACGGGGGAGTGCAGGAACGACGCGGTCACGAGATCGAAGGAGCCCTCCGGAATCCCGTCCGGAAGCTCCGCCCGCACGAAGCGTGCGCGCTCGCCGAGGTCGGCGCTCGCCGCCGCCGCGGTGGCCCGAGCGATGGCCGTCGCGCTGATGTCCACTCCAGTGACCTTCCAGCCCTGCTCCGCGAGCCACAGGGCGTCGCCTCCCTCGCCGCAGCCCAGATCGAGCGCCGTGCCCGGCGACAGGGATGCCGCCACATCGGCGACTGTGTGATTGACGCGGCCCGACCACATCCGCTCGCCTCCCGCGTACCGGCCTTCCCAGTACACGGCGGGTGCCGCCAGGCGGTCAAGATCCTCCTCGACGAGCGCGGCATTCACCCCCGCGCCCACGAAGGATGCGGTGCCCATCGACAGCGGCACGTTCGCGCTCGGGTCGACGACGTTGCCGGCGGCCCAGATGCGCGGGTGACTCGTGCGCCCGAGACGGTCGACCTGGATCATCGCGCCCATCGGGCCCTCCGTGCGCACGAGGCCGAGACCGTCGAGGAAGCCGTCCTGCGGAACAGGGCGACCCGCGGTGAAGATCGCCGACACGGCGACCTCGCGCCCGTCGGCGGTGCGCACCGCGTCGATCCGGTCACCCTCACCGCGCACCTCGATCACCGGAGAGCTCACCAGCCGCACTCCGCGGGCGAGCAGACGGTGGCGGAGCCCGGGATCGAGCTCGCCGAGGCCCGCGGTGAAGACCACGACGTCGTCGCTCCACTGCGTCAGCAGCTGCGCCTGGTGTGCGCCGAGCGGCGAGGTCGTCAGCACACCGATGGTCTCACCGCGCACCTCCCAGCCGTGGCAGTAGGGGCAGTGGAGCACCGTCCGGCCCCACCGTTCGGCGAGACCAGGGATGTCGGGAAGCTCGTCGCTCAGTCCCGTGGCCACGATGAGCGCGCGTGCGCGGTGCGTGACGCCGTCGGTGAGCGTGACGGTGACGCCGTCGTCGTCGGCGTCGAGGTGCGACACGGTTCCGTCGACGAACCGGCCTCCGTACCCCTCCACCTCGGCGCGGCCGCGCGCGCGCAGCTCGCCCGGCGCCAGCCCTTCGTGGCCGAGCACCCCGTGCATGTGCTCGGCGAAGCGGTTGCGGCCCGACCCGGCGTCGACGACCGTGACGGTGCGGCGGGCGCGCACGAGCATGAGGGCTGCGGAGAGGCCGGCGGGGCCGGCGCCGACGACGAGGACGTCCGTGGAGTTCTGCATGAGCCCATCACACGGCTACTCTGCAACTATGGCAAGTGAACTTGCAGAAACAGCAAGCCCCTCCGTCCGAGCCGAACTCGAGGACCTCGGGATGCGGTTGCGCACCGTCCGCCGCGCGAAGGGCTGGACGCTCGACGACCTCGCTGCGCGCGCGGGACTCTCCTCGAGCACGCTCTCACGGCTCGAGTCGGGCAAGCGCCAGGCGAGTCTCGAGTTGCTGCTGCCGCTCGTGCGTGAGCTCGGCATCCGCATCGACGACCTGCTGCAGCCGCGCGACCAGGACCCCCGCGTGCGGCGCACCCTCATCCATCGCGAAGGCCACCTCGTCCTCCCGCTCGCACCGGAGGGGTCGCCGACGAACGCGTACAAGATCACGTACCTCCCGGGTCCTGAACCCGAGCAGCGGGTGCACGACGGGTTCGCTTGGTTCTACGTGCTCTCGGGGCGCCTGCGCCTGCGTCTCGGGGAGCAGGACCTCGTGCTCGTGCGCGGTGAAGCGGCCGAGTTCGATACCCGCACGCCGCACGCGATGTCCGCCGCGGGCGGCAAGCCCGTGCAGCTGATCAGCATCTTCCACGGCGACGGCGACCGCATCCACACACACTCCGAGTCCGTATGACCCGGCCGCGCATTCAGTGCTCGCTGAGCGCGGACTCCTGAGGCACGGCGGCTTCGGCGAGCCGTGGCGATCCGCCGATGAACCAGTACACCAGACCCACGAGCACGGCGCCGCCGAACAGGTTACCGAGTCCGACCCACAGCAGGTTCGTGCCGAAGTGTCCCCAGGTGGCGTCCGGTACGCCGGTGGCGAGACCGATCGTGTAGGTCGTCATGTTCGCGACGACGTGCTCGAACCCCGAGGTGATGAAGGCGAGGATGGCGCAGAAGATCACGGCGAGCTTCGCGCCGTCGGAGCTGAGCCGGGCGCACATCCAGATCGCCAGGCAGACGAGCAGATTACAGAGCGCCCCGCGGACGAAGAGCTCCACCGGGCCCTCGTGCGCCTTCGCCGCCAGCATGTCCGCGAGCATCGTGCCGGCCGCCGCGTTGCTGTGCAGCACACCCGAGGTCGCCACGAGTACACCGAAGACGACCGAGCCGGCCAGGTTGGCGCCGAAGGTGGCGAACAGCGCACCGATCGCCGGGCCGGGACGTATGGCACGCAGGTAGGTGCCCTGCGCGAGCGTCATCATCGAGGAGGTCACGAGCTCGCCGCCCGCGAACACGACCAGCGTCAGCGCCACGCCGAACACGAGCCCGCTGACGAACTTGCCCCAACCGCTTCCGGCGGCCGTCAGCGGCCCCGCGGCGCTGACCATCAGCACGACTCCGACGCCGATGTAGGCACCGGCCATCATCCCCGACGCGAGAAAGCGCCCGGGATGCCGCAGGCCGTGCACCTTGTGCTCCGCCGCCGGTGCCTGCACGTCGACGAGCGCGCGTTCGATAGTCAGCATGTCCGATCGGACGCGAGTGGTGGGCGCGTCCGCCTCCTGCGTCGATCGTCCTCCGGATGCGGGCGCGAGCCGCGCCCGGTCAGCCGTGCATAAACCGGATCAGAGCCCGAGCGCGGCGAGGAACGCGTTGCGGAAGGTCCCGCCCGGATCCAGCCGCTCCCGCAGCGCGACCGCGTCGTCGAAACGCGGGTATCGCGCGCGGATGTCGGCGGCCGCCATCGTGAACACCTTGCCCCAGTGGGGGCGGGCGGCGTACGGGGCCAGAGCGTCTTCGACGCGGGGGAGCAGGGCGCGCACAGCGTCTTCATCACGCCGCCAGGTGAAATGCAGTCCGACCGAGTCGCGACCGTACGCGCCGCTGAGCCACAGGTCGTCGGCGGCGATGGTGCGCACTTCGTTGACGAGGAGCAGCGGGACGAACTGCGGCGACAGCCCCCGCAGCGCCCTGATGGCGGCGGGGGCGTCACGGCGGTCGACGAAGTACTCGCTCTGCAGCTCGTCGCCCTGCGACGGCGTGAAGCCGAGACGGAAGTGCGGCAGGCGCTCGAGCCACGGGCCCGCCACTGCGCCCTGCGCGGTGCAGTTCTCGGCGGAGACGCCCGGCAGCGGATGACGGGCTTCGGATGCGGGCGCGGCCCCCAGCACGGACGCCGGGGCAGGAGCATCGCCCACGCGTGCCTTGAGCCAAAGCTGATCGGCGACGTCGGGGTCCGACCAGGTGCTGAACAGGCTCACGCTGTGGCCGAGCGAGGTCACCGCCGCAAGATCGGCCACCGCCGCATCCCACGGCACGCGCTCATAGACGGTCTGGGCGATGTCGTAGGTCGGCTCGATGTCGAGCTCGACGTCCAGCACCACACCGAGCGCCCCCAGCGACACCACGGCGCCCGGGAACTCGGGGTCGCCGCGCCGGAACCACCTGATGGTGCCGTCGGCGAGCAGCAGTTCCACGCCGGCGACGGAGCCGGCGAGCGACCGGTTGCGGTCGCCCGACCCGTGCGTTCCGGTCGCGATCGCCCCGGCGACCGAGATGTGCGGCAGGGACGCGAGGTTTCCGAGCGCCCAGCCCTCGGCCTGCAGACGTTCGGCGACGTCTCCGTAGCGCAGTCCGGCGGACACCCGCGCGACACGGGTCGCCGGATCGATCTCGACCCGTGCCGGCAGTGCCGCCGTGGACAGCAGGATGCCGGGGGTGTCGGCGATCG
Protein-coding sequences here:
- a CDS encoding MerR family transcriptional regulator, which produces MRSGELARLAGVTVRALRHYHQEGVLPEPERGSNGYREYRVSDLVRVLRIRRLSAVGVPLDEMTALLDGETADAGALLDSLDAELAAQIDRLAAQRSLIARLRATDAAPDVPPELAPHLAVLAAAGGPADLANMDRDQSVLLAHLAGEEGMPRLTRLYEILSTPALSPLIAEISARFAEIDTDTASAEIDGFIETVVTAFGPIVAEVTDAGGAVDLGPGAGLIDDLVRIQFTPAQRRVLREIERRLS
- a CDS encoding FAD-binding protein, which encodes MALQNWAGNLTYQGTLVAPTTREEASRTVRDADAVRALGTRHSFSAIADTPGILLSTAALPARVEIDPATRVARVSAGLRYGDVAERLQAEGWALGNLASLPHISVAGAIATGTHGSGDRNRSLAGSVAGVELLLADGTIRWFRRGDPEFPGAVVSLGALGVVLDVELDIEPTYDIAQTVYERVPWDAAVADLAAVTSLGHSVSLFSTWSDPDVADQLWLKARVGDAPAPASVLGAAPASEARHPLPGVSAENCTAQGAVAGPWLERLPHFRLGFTPSQGDELQSEYFVDRRDAPAAIRALRGLSPQFVPLLLVNEVRTIAADDLWLSGAYGRDSVGLHFTWRRDEDAVRALLPRVEDALAPYAARPHWGKVFTMAAADIRARYPRFDDAVALRERLDPGGTFRNAFLAALGL
- a CDS encoding formate/nitrite transporter family protein, which encodes MLTIERALVDVQAPAAEHKVHGLRHPGRFLASGMMAGAYIGVGVVLMVSAAGPLTAAGSGWGKFVSGLVFGVALTLVVFAGGELVTSSMMTLAQGTYLRAIRPGPAIGALFATFGANLAGSVVFGVLVATSGVLHSNAAAGTMLADMLAAKAHEGPVELFVRGALCNLLVCLAIWMCARLSSDGAKLAVIFCAILAFITSGFEHVVANMTTYTIGLATGVPDATWGHFGTNLLWVGLGNLFGGAVLVGLVYWFIGGSPRLAEAAVPQESALSEH
- a CDS encoding FAD-dependent oxidoreductase; amino-acid sequence: MQNSTDVLVVGAGPAGLSAALMLVRARRTVTVVDAGSGRNRFAEHMHGVLGHEGLAPGELRARGRAEVEGYGGRFVDGTVSHLDADDDGVTVTLTDGVTHRARALIVATGLSDELPDIPGLAERWGRTVLHCPYCHGWEVRGETIGVLTTSPLGAHQAQLLTQWSDDVVVFTAGLGELDPGLRHRLLARGVRLVSSPVIEVRGEGDRIDAVRTADGREVAVSAIFTAGRPVPQDGFLDGLGLVRTEGPMGAMIQVDRLGRTSHPRIWAAGNVVDPSANVPLSMGTASFVGAGVNAALVEEDLDRLAAPAVYWEGRYAGGERMWSGRVNHTVADVAASLSPGTALDLGCGEGGDALWLAEQGWKVTGVDISATAIARATAAAASADLGERARFVRAELPDGIPEGSFDLVTASFLHSPVTLDRIDILRAAASRVASGGHLLVVSHASVPPWSHADAQHADFPDLHEELAALALDASAWETVVAETRPRPVTTPDGTASTIDDGVLLLRRLV
- a CDS encoding helix-turn-helix transcriptional regulator, which gives rise to MASELAETASPSVRAELEDLGMRLRTVRRAKGWTLDDLAARAGLSSSTLSRLESGKRQASLELLLPLVRELGIRIDDLLQPRDQDPRVRRTLIHREGHLVLPLAPEGSPTNAYKITYLPGPEPEQRVHDGFAWFYVLSGRLRLRLGEQDLVLVRGEAAEFDTRTPHAMSAAGGKPVQLISIFHGDGDRIHTHSESV